Sequence from the Amphiprion ocellaris isolate individual 3 ecotype Okinawa chromosome 1, ASM2253959v1, whole genome shotgun sequence genome:
CCGGTAAACTGCCATATTACAAATATATGACTGTTGACTAGTTAGTGTAACCACAGACTACCAGACTTTAACACAAGATTTTCACTCTGAACACACATTGGTCGCTTGGATTAGGAGAAGGGCACCCCCTACTGcacaaaaaatactaatttatctACGAGAAAATACAAGGGTACAGTTACTcactttttcttgtttctgtttttcactaAGTAGAACTGACAGAGAATTACTGACTTTCTTCAAGTCATCTACTTCCActgcaaagaagaagaaaaactgttATTGAAGCTACTGATGGCAAATTTAAAGTACTAATAACAATAAGGTGTAATAATATTCTTCAGTAAAAGCTGTTCAAGATGCTGTTCTTACATGAAATACAAAGTTCCCGAAACAACGAATCCAAGAAACTTGAATAATGCACAGATTTTTCAAATTGGGTTATCTTTTCTTTCAGCAATTTCTCAAACTCTGTGAAGTCTTCTTTGGAAGATGGACACATGGCATCAATCCCAGTGACACTATTTGAAGTGCTGCTGACACctgaaaaatataaagaaaaggCAGTTGGATGTCTCTTCTCAGGACAAACAGGGTCAGAGGCAAAGATCTGTTGTTTATATTACAACTCCAGTTTGGTGCTGTTGAGTATACCAGTGACCTAGCTTTTTGGTAAAAACATGGCTGAACTTCAAGTGCCTTATTAGCTTATTGCAGATTATTATGCTCACAATGATGTCAATGTTGGCCAACAGTCACCAAGAAATTACAATCTAGAAATGCCAAAACAGGTTAGAGGTTCTTTTGAAAACAGCTTTAGCATTATATAGTTTGTCCACCAGAGAGCACTGGCAGGTCACACTCCAAAACACAGACCGATCAGTCTCAGAAATCCAGTATCACTTGGACTCTAGACCACATAAGGTTATCACACATTTAATTTATGACCAACTCTTGGAACATGCTGTTCTGGTTAAATAGCCATTCACTCTCTAGTAAGAGAAACATACATTTCCAACAAAAGCTGCGTGATGCTACTTAGAATTTCTCAACAAGCAAAGAAAGTGGCAATTTTAATATTTCTCAAGCACGCAGTATTGattttatatattgttttgTAAGTATCGAGTAGTGTcggaaaaataaaagtttcatttgtagttcagtttcacatttgaaagttcttaaATTTGCAAACTGATCACATCTTACCGAATGCCTCTTTTGCTAGCTCCAAGTCTGAGTCTTCCTGTAATTTCTTCACTCTTAACTTTTCTGCTTGTTGTTCTTCAGGAGTGAGCGCTTGTTGCTGTGATAATAAATACCAGAATTGCATCGTAATtagaggtggaaaaaaaaaacaatgattttgtGAATTGAAAAACAGTTAAAGACACAGaagaataaattttaaaaactcacCGCTGTCTCCCTCTCCTGTAgctcctgttgttttttctttaaccggttttctttctctttgattttttcactcaactttttcttttcagaaacTTTTgtctctgaaaaataaaatatttgaatttgaaaaaaaaaaaaaaacaggcactgATTAACACACCATGTATTATGTGCttgaaaaacagatgaaaagtgAATACATACCTGTTTTTTTCtcgtctgtttttttctcctcctcttcatcctcatcatcccAGTTGTCctattaataaaaaacaacaacaaaaagacagaaaagttgtATTATGCAGGGTAGACCATACACACAGCTGTAAAAAACATTTCTCTTGTACTCAATTATTTGCtttgattaaacaaacaaaataaataaaaaggcacATATccttaaatgtgttgttttgacCAATCATTATCCTAACATATTCTGTGTACAATCAATCAATGCTTAAGAAaagcattacattttttaaaatttgaaaacaatACTAGAAACATATTTGCCAAATCATTTTTGGGCAGCCATCTTCTAATTGTTGTATTTCTAATCTTAAGAATTCTAGCACATCAGCTACAAATACATCCTGATTTGAATAATACAGGGTTTGGACAGGTTTACAGTCTAAGCCAATACAGTTCCACAACACATACAGTTATTACACGTGAGCAATGCTGGGCGTGACTATCTACATTATCAAATACCTTCATACTCGGCATGGGAAATAATGACAACTTCATTTTTTCCCAATTCTGTTTGACTTAAATGGTGTGACTATATTATAAATGCTtgttctaaaataaat
This genomic interval carries:
- the eif3jb gene encoding eukaryotic translation initiation factor 3 subunit J-B translates to MADWDADTFEPEEPIKKAAVQDKWEGEDEDEDVKDNWDDEDEEEEKKTDEKKTETKVSEKKKLSEKIKEKENRLKKKQQELQERETAQQALTPEEQQAEKLRVKKLQEDSDLELAKEAFGVSSTSNSVTGIDAMCPSSKEDFTEFEKLLKEKITQFEKSVHYSSFLDSLFRELCISLEVDDLKKVSNSLSVLLSEKQKQEKQNKGKKKKKGVLPGGGLKAQMRDDLDYAAFDGGYAQDYEDFM